A part of Peptococcaceae bacterium genomic DNA contains:
- a CDS encoding 1-acyl-sn-glycerol-3-phosphate acyltransferase encodes MFYRFARGLLRLLIALFNRWEVEGLGNMPSSGPVVLAANHVSYWDPPVMGCSVDRIVHFMAKEELFHMPFLKWVLPHLQCFPVKRKVADKNALRTALRYLEKGEVLGIFPEGTRSRTGEMLPFEQGAALIALKAGAPIVPMGLIGTRTAFPATIRGRIKVRIGKPIQYPELYGAKLKSEDLERVCAELAARINDLLKEA; translated from the coding sequence ATGTTTTACCGCTTTGCCCGTGGACTTTTACGCTTGTTGATTGCGCTTTTTAACCGCTGGGAGGTGGAAGGCCTTGGAAACATGCCTTCCTCAGGGCCCGTGGTGCTGGCGGCTAATCACGTCTCTTACTGGGACCCGCCAGTTATGGGTTGTTCAGTGGATAGAATCGTTCACTTCATGGCCAAGGAAGAACTGTTTCACATGCCTTTTTTAAAATGGGTGCTGCCTCATCTCCAGTGTTTTCCAGTAAAGCGGAAAGTTGCGGATAAAAACGCGCTGCGCACGGCCCTTAGGTACCTGGAAAAAGGTGAAGTGCTCGGGATTTTTCCGGAGGGGACGAGAAGCAGGACGGGCGAAATGCTGCCGTTTGAACAAGGGGCTGCTTTGATTGCCTTAAAGGCTGGCGCACCCATAGTGCCTATGGGTCTAATAGGTACCCGGACGGCTTTTCCAGCCACCATCCGCGGCCGGATCAAAGTAAGAATAGGCAAACCCATACAGTACCCGGAGCTTTATGGAGCCAAACTTAAAAGCGAAGACTTGGAAAGGGTATGCGCGGAACTGGCCGCAAGAATCAACGATTTGCTGAAAGAGGCCTAA
- the aroH gene encoding chorismate mutase, with the protein MSRLYGIRGATTVEANEKEAILREAARLMKELIEANGLKEDNVVSVIFTTTPDLTAEFPAKACREMGWAETALLGAVEADVPHGILRCIRVLIHAYLEEGMKPRPVYLNDAVKLRPDLVQEKDSS; encoded by the coding sequence ATGAGCAGGCTGTACGGAATAAGGGGAGCCACTACTGTCGAGGCCAATGAAAAAGAGGCCATACTGCGGGAAGCAGCAAGATTGATGAAGGAGTTAATCGAGGCCAACGGGCTGAAAGAGGACAACGTGGTGAGCGTAATATTCACCACCACCCCGGACCTTACAGCCGAGTTTCCGGCCAAGGCTTGCCGGGAAATGGGGTGGGCGGAAACCGCCCTGCTGGGAGCGGTGGAAGCTGACGTGCCGCACGGTATTCTCCGTTGTATTCGCGTGCTTATCCATGCCTACCTTGAAGAAGGCATGAAGCCAAGGCCTGTTTATTTGAACGATGCCGTTAAACTTCGCCCCGACCTTGTCCAGGAAAAAGATTCTTCCTGA
- the cmk gene encoding (d)CMP kinase, translating into MQIAIDGPAGAGKSTIAKELAKRLGFVYIDTGAMYRAVTYLAVKRNISCEDGPGLARLAAEADFRLVPSGSGKQLIICEGEDITEAIREPLISQNVSLVSSHREVRRELVRKQRAMASGRNVVMDGRDVGTVVLPEAECKIFLTATLEERARRRYEEMVGKGYAGDYDSVKKELARRDGLDENREVDPLRPAPDSVIIDTTGVRQEAVVKHILKICEEKRGKNRGEK; encoded by the coding sequence ATCCAAATCGCGATCGACGGACCTGCGGGAGCAGGAAAAAGCACAATAGCCAAAGAACTGGCGAAAAGACTGGGCTTTGTTTATATTGATACTGGCGCGATGTACCGCGCGGTTACTTACCTGGCTGTCAAAAGGAATATTTCCTGTGAGGACGGGCCGGGCCTGGCCCGGCTTGCTGCAGAGGCCGATTTCAGGCTGGTGCCGTCAGGCTCTGGCAAGCAGCTTATAATCTGTGAGGGGGAGGATATAACGGAAGCGATCCGGGAACCGCTAATTAGCCAAAATGTTTCCCTGGTTTCCTCCCACCGGGAAGTACGCCGGGAACTGGTCAGAAAGCAGCGAGCCATGGCCAGCGGCCGCAACGTTGTCATGGACGGCAGGGATGTGGGTACTGTCGTTCTACCGGAGGCTGAATGCAAGATTTTTCTTACAGCGACCCTGGAGGAAAGAGCCCGTAGAAGGTACGAAGAAATGGTGGGCAAAGGATACGCGGGTGACTACGACTCTGTTAAAAAAGAACTGGCCCGGCGCGACGGCCTTGATGAGAACAGGGAGGTGGATCCCCTCCGCCCTGCTCCCGACTCGGTAATCATCGATACTACCGGCGTCAGGCAGGAAGCCGTGGTAAAACATATTTTAAAGATTTGTGAAGAGAAAAGAGGAAAAAATAGAGGAGAAAAGTAA